From the Comamonas odontotermitis genome, one window contains:
- a CDS encoding porin, with product MHNKKLLAMAAMLACAAAAQAQSSVTVTGLTDIYVGSMKAPGDAGRSNVVNSGGMTTSWIGFQGTEDLGGGLKLNFMLNSFFRGDTGSPGRFNGDPFFSRDAFVALDGGFGRVLLGRTVAPNFVPTISFNPYGDSFTFSPLVLHQNISGPAWQRTNPTDTGWSNQIVYSTPDFSGLRANVHYQFGEQPGDNGKKNVGVNATYSQGPLGLTAFYEDVSITSPIATVLPDGRKNWMLGARYDFGVVKTFATYGQTKGKNDDYKAKTGSLGATIPLAANSRILAAWAQSKLDQSSTKRNTVSIGYNYDFSKRTDGYAIVMYDKVKDVGSSTSVGVGIRHRF from the coding sequence ATGCATAACAAAAAACTGCTCGCGATGGCTGCCATGCTGGCTTGCGCTGCAGCAGCACAAGCCCAGTCGTCGGTCACGGTGACCGGTCTGACCGACATTTATGTGGGCTCGATGAAGGCCCCTGGCGATGCCGGTCGCAGCAACGTCGTCAACAGCGGCGGCATGACCACCTCTTGGATCGGCTTCCAGGGCACAGAAGATCTGGGCGGAGGCCTCAAGCTCAATTTCATGCTGAACAGCTTCTTCCGCGGCGACACGGGCTCTCCTGGCCGCTTCAATGGCGACCCATTCTTCTCGCGCGATGCCTTTGTGGCCCTGGATGGCGGCTTTGGCCGCGTATTGCTCGGCCGCACGGTGGCACCCAACTTCGTGCCCACCATCTCCTTCAATCCCTATGGCGACTCGTTCACTTTTTCGCCACTGGTACTGCACCAGAACATCAGCGGTCCGGCTTGGCAGAGAACCAACCCCACCGATACCGGTTGGAGCAACCAGATCGTCTATTCCACCCCTGACTTCAGCGGTCTCAGGGCGAATGTGCACTACCAGTTTGGCGAGCAACCCGGCGATAACGGCAAGAAGAATGTCGGCGTCAACGCTACCTACAGCCAGGGCCCGCTGGGCCTGACGGCGTTTTACGAAGACGTCAGCATCACCAGCCCCATTGCCACCGTGCTACCTGATGGCCGCAAGAACTGGATGCTGGGCGCACGCTATGACTTTGGCGTGGTCAAGACCTTTGCCACCTATGGCCAGACCAAGGGCAAGAATGACGACTACAAGGCCAAGACCGGCTCGCTGGGCGCCACCATTCCACTGGCTGCCAACAGCCGCATCCTGGCCGCCTGGGCTCAGTCCAAGCTGGACCAGTCCAGCACCAAGCGCAACACGGTCTCGATTGGCTACAACTACGACTTTTCCAAACGCACCGATGGCTACGCCATCGTGATGTATGACAAGGTCAAGGACGTTGGCAGCAGCACCAGCGTGGGCGTGGGCATTCGCCACCGCTTCTGA
- a CDS encoding Crp/Fnr family transcriptional regulator has product MLDLLSLDDFVTHSAPAGATVRRRHQPLADVLYLESGTVVFGVHEEGRMRHLLGVMHAPCWLDAAPALAGQPCAVDMVAQTPVQWRSVPVEQLRSSLQQWPADAQGLVTSMAQGYCQQAALAVSRVAQDAVARCAQWLLQHAEPVQASEAIGGLAVHLAQSKRQIAAHLGIAPETLSRVLRQLRDQGLLDGMGKSLRLPQPESLRQLAKS; this is encoded by the coding sequence ATGCTCGATCTGCTTTCTTTGGATGACTTTGTGACCCACAGCGCGCCTGCTGGCGCGACGGTGCGTCGACGGCATCAGCCGTTGGCGGATGTGCTGTACCTTGAAAGCGGCACCGTGGTCTTTGGCGTTCATGAAGAGGGGCGCATGCGCCATCTGCTGGGGGTAATGCATGCGCCTTGCTGGCTGGATGCGGCCCCGGCACTGGCGGGCCAGCCGTGTGCGGTGGACATGGTTGCGCAGACGCCCGTGCAGTGGCGCTCGGTACCGGTCGAGCAATTGCGCAGCAGCCTGCAGCAATGGCCTGCCGATGCGCAAGGCCTGGTGACCAGCATGGCCCAGGGCTACTGCCAGCAGGCTGCGCTGGCAGTGAGCCGGGTGGCGCAGGATGCAGTGGCGCGCTGTGCCCAATGGCTGCTGCAGCATGCCGAGCCCGTGCAGGCCAGCGAAGCTATTGGCGGATTGGCCGTACATCTGGCCCAGTCCAAGCGCCAGATTGCCGCCCACCTCGGTATCGCGCCAGAAACCCTGTCGCGCGTGCTGCGGCAGCTGCGTGACCAGGGGCTGCTCGATGGCATGGGCAAAAGCCTGCGGCTGCCCCAGCCGGAGTCGCTGCGCCAACTGGCTAAATCCTGA
- a CDS encoding diguanylate cyclase domain-containing protein: protein MGRLLDNQRLLPSQHATQPGSAVAGRWTLQLMVVVPLLVLLAMALAGLLVVRSNQESTTRQLVAQQADETELLAKLIGSKLEQSQKVLATVAEAAAPWALDSRPTLEWLLDQGLPATRYFDSMVFARGAQVFRLDFRSGDGNRAEVESAERDLLRRVIVDGKPQVSDPVKSTLGGPSIALGIPLRARDGSVQGAMAGVLRLQSQSLLPVSLAVPARENAQLVVMSTSGVVISHPDPSRILGMAVDEPALAQALRLWSERERNGASNGAKAWWRAPQLISVAEIPAARWLVVRVVQHEASLPLVGHMLDTWAGLPVLALALAMVALSLAWLWWHTCKLRAMVADIPPPMPGEALIAGDELDQIGRQLRSLQQQQSLLERRLQQKSQLADIVLESARFSMLLLKNERMVQVSQALSHLLGYDRSELEGKDVQLLAMDAADLDALWNQAQPLLSRDGSAEVTVSLRHQSGAPVIATVQMVRVPGVAEGYLWCFVRAGQARVASRSASQQDKLTELPSYDALFSHLTAMLQAQREGLDGSSPSTPVLFYVNVDNMSSINALAGHAQGDLVLQQVARQLQMLQPFQGFAARVAGDKFALVLRQCSREKADALARQLCEALQNWQPELRGKHFMVTVSIGLLHMDAGFADAHQVIRAADMACYEAKRQGGNSVHWKADRVETSGASLRHG from the coding sequence ATGGGACGTCTGCTTGACAACCAACGCCTGCTGCCTTCGCAGCACGCCACGCAGCCCGGCAGTGCTGTGGCGGGCCGCTGGACTCTGCAATTGATGGTGGTGGTGCCGCTGCTGGTACTCTTGGCAATGGCATTGGCGGGGCTGCTGGTCGTGCGCAGCAACCAGGAAAGCACCACCCGGCAGCTCGTGGCGCAGCAGGCTGATGAGACGGAGCTTCTGGCCAAGCTGATCGGCAGCAAGCTTGAGCAGAGCCAGAAGGTGCTGGCCACCGTGGCAGAGGCTGCAGCGCCCTGGGCGCTTGACTCCCGTCCCACCCTTGAATGGCTGCTGGACCAGGGGTTGCCTGCCACCCGTTACTTCGACAGCATGGTCTTCGCCCGTGGCGCGCAGGTGTTTCGGCTGGATTTCCGCTCGGGCGACGGCAACCGGGCAGAGGTGGAGTCGGCAGAGCGCGACCTGCTGAGGCGGGTGATTGTCGACGGCAAACCCCAGGTATCCGATCCGGTCAAGAGTACGCTGGGCGGGCCCAGCATCGCGCTGGGCATTCCGCTGCGGGCCCGAGACGGCAGTGTGCAAGGCGCCATGGCCGGTGTGCTGCGCCTCCAGTCGCAGAGCCTGTTGCCTGTGTCGTTGGCCGTACCGGCCCGTGAGAACGCGCAGTTGGTTGTGATGAGTACCAGCGGAGTGGTCATCTCGCACCCTGATCCATCCCGTATTCTGGGCATGGCGGTCGATGAGCCTGCGCTGGCCCAGGCTTTGCGGCTGTGGAGCGAGCGTGAGCGCAATGGTGCGTCCAACGGCGCGAAAGCCTGGTGGCGCGCACCGCAACTGATCAGCGTGGCGGAGATTCCGGCCGCGCGCTGGCTGGTGGTGCGGGTGGTGCAGCATGAGGCAAGCCTGCCTCTGGTGGGGCATATGCTCGACACTTGGGCGGGGCTGCCTGTTCTGGCTCTGGCACTCGCCATGGTGGCTCTTAGCCTGGCCTGGCTGTGGTGGCATACGTGCAAGCTGAGGGCGATGGTTGCCGATATCCCGCCGCCCATGCCGGGCGAGGCACTGATTGCGGGGGATGAACTCGATCAGATCGGGCGCCAGTTGCGCAGCCTGCAGCAGCAGCAAAGCCTGCTGGAGCGCCGCTTGCAGCAGAAGTCCCAACTGGCCGATATCGTGCTGGAAAGTGCGCGCTTTTCCATGTTGCTTCTGAAAAATGAGCGCATGGTGCAGGTTTCGCAGGCGCTTTCGCATCTCCTGGGCTACGACCGCAGTGAGCTTGAGGGTAAGGATGTGCAATTGCTGGCGATGGATGCGGCGGATCTGGACGCGTTGTGGAATCAGGCCCAGCCATTGCTGTCTCGTGATGGCAGCGCCGAGGTGACGGTGAGCTTGCGCCACCAGTCGGGGGCACCGGTGATCGCCACGGTGCAGATGGTGCGCGTGCCTGGTGTGGCAGAGGGTTATCTATGGTGCTTTGTGCGCGCGGGCCAGGCCCGGGTGGCCAGCCGTTCGGCCTCACAGCAGGACAAGTTGACCGAATTGCCCAGTTACGATGCGCTGTTCTCGCATCTCACCGCCATGCTGCAGGCGCAGCGTGAAGGCCTGGACGGATCCTCTCCCAGCACGCCGGTCCTGTTCTATGTGAATGTCGACAACATGTCGTCCATCAACGCATTGGCAGGCCATGCGCAAGGTGACCTGGTGCTGCAACAGGTGGCGCGCCAATTGCAGATGCTCCAGCCATTTCAGGGGTTTGCCGCGCGTGTGGCTGGCGACAAGTTTGCCCTGGTGTTGCGCCAGTGCAGCCGCGAAAAAGCCGACGCGCTCGCAAGGCAGCTGTGCGAAGCGCTGCAGAATTGGCAGCCAGAGCTGCGTGGCAAGCACTTCATGGTCACGGTCAGCATCGGGCTGCTGCACATGGACGCAGGCTTTGCCGATGCCCACCAGGTGATCCGTGCTGCAGACATGGCCTGCTACGAGGCCAAGCGGCAAGGCGGTAACAGCGTGCACTGGAAAGCCGACCGGGTGGAAACAAGTGGTGCGTCGTTGCGCCACGGGTAA